In Brassica napus cultivar Da-Ae chromosome A3, Da-Ae, whole genome shotgun sequence, the sequence AAAAACAAACCGTTCATACCATCACTTCCAGGAGCACTCGACTTCTTAATAGAGAAAACAGCCGCTCGAACTTCCGCGTCACTGACCTCCTTTATCAGGTTTTGATTCATATTCTCTGAGACCCTAATCGGCAGACCAGTGAAAAAACCCATCACCTCATTCGAAGGTTTTGATTTAAACAGCTTATCAAAATAGTCTGTAGCCGTCTTtcccatttgaggtattgagaGATTCTCTCTTCCTTCGTCATCAACAAGTTTAGAGAGCTGGTTGTTCTGTCTACTTGCCTTTACAGAAGCATGAAAGAAACTTGTATTATTATCTCCCACCACAAACCACTTGTCTTTACTCTTCTGCGCCCAGAATTCTTCCTCCTCTTTGAAAGCTTTTCCAATCTCCATTTTTAATTCATTCACTCTCTCCCAACAAGGCGATGTAGAAGAAGATTCCAGTTCCAGTTCATGTCTGAGCTTCTGCATTCGCTCATTCGAGTTGTGATTGTTCTCCCTTTTCCAATTTCCCAAAGACTTCCGCACAGCCCCCAGACTTTCCACAATTGATAAATTGTTATTCCCCCTGGCCCTCTTCCATGCTTCCCCTATGGTTTCCTCAACCCTATTTTTACCAACCAGGCGTTTATCAAAACGAAAAGCAACCCTCTTCCTGTCCTTCTCACAGAAGAGATTGACCATCACTGGTCTGTGATCAGAGCCAAGCCTTTCCATGAAAGTCTGCGTAGCCTTGGGATAAGCATTTCTCCATTTCTTATTCCCAAAGCATCTATCCAGTTTACACTGAATATACTTCTTGTATCTCACTCCCGCCCACGTAAAACTATCACCAAAACCTGAAAGTTCCTTCATCTCGCAAACCTCTAACATTGCAGCAAAATCCATAAATGATGCAGGGCCCCTTTTCGGACCTCCAATCTTCTCACCATTATGTAAAATTTCGTTGAAATCACCAACCAAACCCCAACACACCTTCCTTCCTGCTCCCAACCTCATTATTCTCTCCCACACTTTCCCTTTCCCTTGCTGACTCGGCTCCCCATACACAAAGGTTACAAATAGAATCTGACCTCTGTAACTTATCCGACAATCCAAGATATTCTTGTCAGCAAAATTCACCTCTACGACCACATCTCGTTTCCACATCAAAGCCAAACCTCCCGATAGACCAATAGGATCCACTACCATCACTCTATCATATCCCAaaaccactttcaaatcaaccaccaTGTCTTTCTGTTGCTTAGTTTCCATCAAAAACACAATCTCAGGGAAATATATTTTACGTATCTCCTTGAGACGAGGAATTGTCGAGTCCTGAGACCGTCCCAAGCCTCGACAATTCCAACTCAGTATCCACATTATTGATTGGGCAGTCCCCCAATTGGGACCACCTCTGATTTTGACCTTCTCGCAACTCTAGAAAATTCCCCTGCCACAGCCTCAGCTCTTCTCTTGAAAGCACTTTTAACCCCAGTATCGTCAATATTCCTCCCCTTGGCCTCATCTCCCTCCGAAGCCGGAGATTTCAGCTTAAACTTCCTCATCCTCTTTGGTGGCCTATACCGCTTGCCTCCCTTATGTCGTGAAGTCCCGGAAGAGTTAGCATCTGAAAATCCAGAGCTAAAACCCGTCGGACATTCAAAAAAGACCGGAGAGAGGGGATGATCTACAGCTTTCCCCTTGAACACGTCAGGTCCGGATGATTGAAAATCCCTTATCACCAAGCTTTTGTTAACATTACCCTCCGACCTTCGTAGTGCAACTTGGTTCTCCACATTCTTCAGAGCATAGTCAAAGACTACTCCTTTGTCTTTGTCTAAATCACAGATCACCACAGGCGGGCCCTCCAGTCTCAAGAACATCTTCTGACCATTCGGATCATCACTCAGCTCCACAACAGAAGTTCTCACACGTTCCTCCCTCACACGCTTTTCTCCACCTTCCGCCGCTAGGAGATACTCACGCATATTTTGTAGGACCTCAGGGTTAATTTTACGTCTCCCAGTAGCAGGATCCAGACCCACTTGCTCATCACTCAAGACTCCATAGAGAGGGTCGTCTCGATGAATCATCAGCTCTCTTTTCTGCTTCTCGGCCAAAGCATTCTTCCTGTGCTCCAAAGCTTTATCCTTCCTCTCCTGAATTAGCAGTGGGCACTTATCCTTCTCATGAGTAAGGCGTTGGCAGTGATAACATCGTTTTTGTATCCTCTCAAAATCGTACTTTAAAGTTACCGTACCCCCACCCGGTAGATTGATAACTTTTGTCTTCCTAACAGGTCGCGAGACATCAAAGAAGACCCGTACCCTCACGTAATCATGACTTTGTGCTTTGTTGGGATCAAAGGCAACCACATCTACCTTGCCGATGAAATCACCAAAAGTTACAATAGCTTCTTTCGTGTAGTGGTTCACCGGAATGTTTCGAATCTGGACCCAAACCAACAGATACTTCAAGTAGTCATCTGGTGGCTTCTCCACCCACCGATCAATCACAATACTCCACTCATTAAACGTCCAAACCCGTTTACGCATCACCTCCTCTAGATCAtgttcatatttaaaaataaactgaaaCATAGTAGATGATAAAGCCACACCACGGACCCTATCATAGACTTGCCACTTCCTAGGCATATCCAAGATCAGGTCCTTCATCCTTTGACTCTCAGGATTTAAAGCTCTCCCAATTATGCTCAGCCTATTGCTTTCCACTGCACTGAATTGCGGTAGGTCCGGTAGATCGTAGggaacttcttcttcctccaaagACATCGTCTCAAACACTCTGTTAAGATTCATGATTACTCCAAGCAGAAGAGAAAATCTTCTCTgttcttatttttgaaaaaatctagGGCGGCTAGTAAAGAACCCTAGGAATTCCAATGAAAAACACGTAAAAATCCAAGATTTCCACCCAAAATAAGGAGATTTTCTGTTTGTGTGTCCacaaaaagaggaaaaaatCTCACCAAAAAGCCCTACTTTCCTTAAAACGAGAAAATCCTCGtatgaaaagagagagaaaaaatcgCCCAAAAGAGGGAGCCAAAAAGATCTTCaaacatgaaacagatgtttacctatattattttatttggaacgcaaacaaaaaaaatgataaagtaATAGCTGTCAAAACTAtaagattatttatttataccaAATTATCGACTAAATAAGATCTGATTTCAGTATTAAGCAAGTAGGCTCTAATACTACTGTAGGAATTCATACCGgtttataactatttataaatctacTTATGAATTCAGTTTGCCTAGAATCTCATGTCAATAATGAaataaacttagatcttagagTTTCGAATATACCTGGTTATTCTGCAGCGGAAGGACAAATAAACCAAATCGAGATTTATAGCACTCCAAATGTCGTGCCTCTACTGTATCTACACACACAAACTAGATCGATACGGGATGCTAGTACCATTGAAACTTCTCTCAAGAACTCACGAACACTTCATCTATATAATTAAGTTGCGGCCGAGGGAAAAATGTCCACATATCATAATATGTGTTTGGTATATACATGTAACCTAAATCAATTAGGTTTGCTTATGGGCTCAGCCCATACTTAACTTTGctcttttaataataactaaattttgATCCGTATTTAAAGCGCGAAATTTGAttctttgtaaatatattattttatagtttataaattttatattatattatggtttatgaatcattattactattttaaatttgtataaaaagaaatatagatGTATTTCATgatgtattttatattatactctgatttttatttactatactgaatcaattttcaataatattataaatttttatataactgTCTCtcagtataatttttttgtttggggtgtaatattttttatttatgaaacacctaatttataaaattcgaactggatttcttttttttttttgcaaacaaataaatatgtgGATTTAATATATTGATTGGTCTCTGTAaccattttatatttgtaactcattttaaaattttatttgaatacaCTTAAAATACAATTTGTATTATGTTATACTAGGTAAGGAATCTGTGCGATATCGCACGTgaactcattttataaaaacaaataagacatattttattattccaAAGTTTACCGCTATGAATTCTAAAGATTTATCATAGTTGTAATAGTTCATTTCTAAAGACTATCATTACTAATAGTTGCAATGGTTTATACATATatgatattataaaataactaaattatccaaaattaaattatctaaatattttagccaatttaaatattttttaaatgcatataaaatagataTGAAAATGAACTACAAGATAACTCATTAACACTTTATGCCAATTTAGGATAAAAATGTATATCCTGAGATATTTTGagaattatttataaacttatgtactttttaaaataaaaacacacatctttaaacaaaaagataactttttagaaatttataaaaattatgttaaaaatgcatgcttatatttttttaacacggTCTCTTAAAACTCAAgaaaatttttaacataaaaagaTACATCTTATAAAAAGGCATCTCTTTATACATTCTAACAATTTCTTAAAacggataaaaaaaattaaaatgttttcaaattataatttttcaaatttaaactttttctaatttttttcgatttttgtttcaaaacttatttttgaaaatcgaaaattatgtttgaaactatttttaaaaatttttgaaatattttttaagtatttatttatatatttattagaatcctaaattttacattccaaaaatcctaccatatccctcaactctaaaccctatgtctagattagttaactctaggtGTATAAGTGTattttacctttcattaaaagTAGGGATAAAAATAGTTAGTGTAAACaagaaaagtggtactatgaatgtggtatttgtgacAATTTCTCTACATAGGGAATATCATGCATAGATTCACTACTACTTCAAAACTATTGCATTTTAAGATgaaaatatacattattatataatatacattttagacattttaaattttatttatttttaacaaatacaattcttaaaatgaaaacACATATTCTTAGATATTTTGATAACTTATTTTATATCAATGCAACTGTTAAGTTGAAAAGACAACTGTTAACATTTGTTTTGGATATCTCTTACTAATGTCAATTAAAAACTTAATATCAATTAAGTATATATTCtttttacattaaaaactaaCCATTATATTGACGATTTGTATTGCCTAGCAAATGAAATAGAtcataattaagaaactgaaaattttcaaattctaCTGGCATCAAATAGCCattaataatttcaaattttggtTGAACATTAATACTTAACTTAAAACGATGGTTAGTTTCTCTGTTGTTTTCCAAACTCCGAGATCACTAGTTAACAAAATATTtccctcatcttcttcaaatttATAGACTTTCATTCATCTGTAGGAAAAGTCACGACTTTTAGATTTGAGAtagtatttacatatttaagataatacatttacaatatattttgaatagtCACATTTATTACAAAAGAGAGGAGTTGCGATAAGACATAACTCATAAtaaatttaagcaaaaaaaattaaaaccctcCGATAAGAAAACATACAATTATGACCGTCGGATTGTAACACttcacttttttaaaaaatatgaaaagatacaTTTGTTACTTTAAATGAAATGTGTTTTTCGAAAAGAAAACTATTCAGAGAATAGTTgccaaatattattttcttgaggACATAAACATTCATAGCAAGAATATTTGTATCCCTTATAtcataaaaacagaaaaatctgACCGTTTAATTGAAACTTTTTTCCTATAAAAGAAGATGTCAGCGAGTACACAATTATGGTTTGCtgttatatatagaaaatactaATAATTGTAGAAAGACACGAATGAGATATTTTAACTACTTTTTATGAAAAGACACAattttttataatgaaaaaatataagtCTTAAGAACTAAacatttcagtttttttaaattaaagacACATCTTTTTCATAATGAAAAGATACAACTTTTAAAActaatacattttaatttttaatgaaactatacaaatttttaaatattaattgagATCCTAATGAAAATACACAACTCTTAAAATTAATAGAGTTCAGTTCTTACAATAATAAACAACTTCCATAATGAAAAGATACAAACTTTGAAAACTAATGTATTTCATTTTcttgtgaaaaaaatataactcttaaaatttatagaacttatttttaatgaaaatacacaatttttataataaaaagatacaactcttaaaattaatacattttgttttttttttttatgaaaagacacaacttaTAATGAAAAGATACAACTCTTGATTTCAGTTGCGAGTTATAAACATTTgtgtcttttcattttaaaaataagattagtttaaaaatattatcaaattataaaatgatgtgtgattctataatatatataaagatgaaattattttaaaataattatgtgtCTTTTCAATATGCAAACTATTGAAAAAAGTTTTGATGTCAAAGGTTCTGGCTTTGTGTTTCTAtacttttgtgttttttttttttaatataatgttaaAGGTTGTgtgttttaattataaacagttgtgttttttaattatagaaATAAGGTTAGTTTATAAAAGGTTATCACTGGCACCGTGGCGTTAGTTATTAGCATAAccacatatttatttatgtttactgTTGTCGTTTTGGTGTTGAAGATCGGTTATATCGATGGAGGTTTTGTCCAATCTTCATCACTGATTTGTCTGAATTCTTTTGGGCTTCGGTTCATCAtgaagatttatcgtttccaaTGTAAGGTAGATCATATTTGCTCACAAACGTTTTCATCCCTTGTATTCGTTTGGTGTTGATCTCCGTTGCCAAAGTGCTTTAGTTTCTCTAGTTAGTAGAGTTTTCATCCGGCCAGGGCCGGCCCTGGGCTAAAGCCCATAGAGCCAGGACTTTAGGCGCcacaaatctatatatatatatatgaatatgttCGCTTCTCTCCTGTGATGCCACGTCATCAAGTCGTGCGTTATGAgagtgacacgtgtcccattttatatttggagtcaaaataaataaatccaaTCAGGGGTAATTGAACCCAACACCTCTAGCACTagtaatttctcttagaaccactaggccaaagtcactttttataaatttgtggccgcgaaaatacttattattgtatCGGCTGAAAGcccatgcttcttctgcttgtggccagggccgacattgaactgacgtcaagatgaagatcgcgaagttaaaaactttgctccaaacagttttgcaatgtttccaacctttataacttgatgcatataatatatatcaaaatacatttgttgtacacgcttttattagttttgcttttaaaagaaggtatttacagttataaatgttttgtgccagtgaagtaatggttgaaaaacctctatacatatgtcattttaaaataacacccaacttctatatatagtcaatacatatgtccatgttatattctagactaaatattttctcttttaaaaatatagaaaacaattttttttagtttacaagtaaatgttgtagagcaagtatgcattatacaaaataatacatatttaaaatccatacgcaaaaacataaaagttgttataggcctctttctgacacatgcacactccactatgaataaaaattaaaaaaaaatagtattatcatcaaattttatcacaaatccacatttgtacatctataattatgagttggaaaattagttaatttgatacaataccaaagcaataataatcaaaaaataactataccaccgcatactaataagtaacacataacagataaccaaattcctgaatcttaaaacaaatttcaactcgagcatttagtgaatatcaaattaactaatatcccgcccgtaggacgggccgaccctagtaatAGATATTTTAgaggcgccaaatttgatatagTTCACTTTAGCCTAGTGGTCTTAAACTCATAATGCTCTTCTTCAGGTAAGAGGTTCCAGATActcacatgttttttttttcttttcctaattttccttttttagatAAATTCCATTTATTAAAGATTTATTCATTTAAGTAACATCCAGTTCATGTTTCATTGTTGTCGATCTTTGTCCAAGTAGCTCTATAGGAGTTCCATGTAAgtcttttttgtattttttgtaagttttttaaaattgttagaAACTCATGAAATTCAGAAATTATAGAACTATCATAGAGCTTTAATCTGCTGTAAAAACAGTAAAAGctgtgaagttttttttttgaaaaagggcataAAAGTTGTGAAGATGATATTatcttatttatatgttttgctctatctatatactatatattctgttcttttttctttgcatttgtataaaattctattaaaattagtatatttatagaaaGATGAAAAACAGACAAGATGAGTTGCAAATAATCTTCCAagttttctaattatttaacttaaattttaataacatttggtactattttgattatattttttgaaacatagtaaattttaattatggcTAAAGGGCAACATTTCTGTTTTCCGCTTTAGGCACCGCACAAGTCCGGACCGGCACTGCATCCGGCGACACCGTCACCACTGTATCAGCCGGTGTTTGTACAAAAGGTTGCGCTCCTGGTCCTTTAAGTTAGAGATTCATGGTCTTCTTAAAGTTCGTGTATCAGACCTTCAACGCTTGTGTCGTTGTTATCAAATTTGACATGTGGTTTGTACTTGGATTAGTACAAAATGTGGAAGGAAGATAGCAATCTTTGCAACCAAGGTTCCACAAagcaatattttttaacaatggGAGTTCTATCTGGAGACGTACTCAGTGAGAAGTTACGGAGGAAACAACAAGAACACAAAGGGATATTCaccaaaacatcaaatattttgCTATTCATTTgaatatattctaaaattttgTAACCAACTTAACTGCACATAATTTTTGTTCTTCACCATTTTATTAGATTAgtgaaaattctattttgaaaAAAGTATGGACATAAACTATTATagatattcaaaatttgtttgaaTAATCACATCTTTTCAATTTAAGGCTGtgtttttttgaaataatacgTATATGGATAGTCAcaactttttattataaatagtcACATTCTTTCAATTTAAATATAGTTATTTTCAAAAGTTACTTATATGAATAGTTATAACCTTTCAACTTAATTGGAATTCACAATCTTTGGAATTAAttgggattgctattattaatagatttatatatggGTCATATGTGTATGTATGGTCAATAAAGTAATATAGAATATAGAATTTTCAAAATGATTGATAAGTATTAATTTCAAATTCATTTTACGTGGTAGAATATAGAATATTATTAGAATAATTGATAATgattaactttataattttctcatattttttgtcaaatattaTCTAGTGTGGAATCAAACCTTTTGAAAGTACAATATCTATATAAATTTTTCTacagtttc encodes:
- the LOC106448428 gene encoding uncharacterized protein LOC106448428 encodes the protein MNLNRVFETMSLEEEEVPYDLPDLPQFSAVESNRLSIIGRALNPESQRMKDLILDMPRKWQVYDRVRGVALSSTMFQFIFKYEHDLEEVMRKRVWTFNEWSIVIDRWVEKPPDDYLKYLLVWVQIRNIPVNHYTKEAIVTFGDFIGKVDVVAFDPNKAQSHDYVRVRVFFDVSRPVRKTKVINLPGGGTVTLKYDFERIQKRCYHCQRLTHEKDKCPLLIQERKDKALEHRKNALAEKQKRELMIHRDDPLYGVLSDEQVGLDPATGRRKINPEVLQNMREYLLAAEGGEKRVREERVRTSVVELSDDPNGQKMFLRLEGPPVVICDLDKDKGVVFDYALKNVENQVALRRSEGNVNKSLVIRDFQSSGPDVFKGKAVDHPLSPVFFECPTGFSSGFSDANSSGTSRHKGGKRYRPPKRMRKFKLKSPASEGDEAKGRNIDDTGVKSAFKRRAEAVAGEFSRVARRSKSEVVPIGGLPNQ